From Aquisalimonas asiatica, the proteins below share one genomic window:
- a CDS encoding anti-sigma factor family protein, with the protein MSNDTISSEMINAYLDGELDAATQARVADYLARSPEAMATVRDYEAQTHALHQLYDPILDEPVPDRLLAAITPEQAHGGAKAGWLRRSVPLAAAASVAMIVGVVAGWVLRSDLYEQEAERMAMQIFLQQASSSYSLYAREDSPWRETRLEDDRDRFGEWFRERNELEIAAPELDDDGFEFVGGHALPSSSGSAGQMLYRNEDDQMVAIYFQARGEDSIVSRAFDRNGGASFLEQDDLSMYHWNSESGSTRYAVLGSVDQDMLSSLAERAFDHFR; encoded by the coding sequence ATGAGCAACGACACCATCAGTTCCGAAATGATCAACGCCTACCTGGATGGCGAGCTGGATGCCGCCACGCAGGCGCGGGTCGCGGATTATCTCGCCCGCTCGCCGGAGGCGATGGCGACCGTGCGCGACTACGAAGCGCAGACGCACGCGCTGCATCAACTCTACGACCCGATTCTCGATGAACCCGTTCCCGACCGGCTTCTGGCTGCCATCACTCCTGAACAAGCCCATGGCGGTGCCAAGGCCGGCTGGCTGCGACGCAGCGTGCCCCTGGCCGCTGCTGCCTCGGTGGCGATGATAGTGGGCGTGGTCGCCGGCTGGGTGCTGCGCAGTGATCTCTACGAGCAGGAGGCGGAGCGCATGGCGATGCAGATCTTCCTGCAGCAGGCCTCCAGCTCCTACTCACTCTACGCCCGCGAGGATTCTCCCTGGCGGGAGACCCGCCTCGAGGACGACCGGGACCGTTTCGGCGAATGGTTCCGTGAACGCAATGAACTGGAGATCGCCGCACCCGAGCTGGACGACGACGGCTTCGAATTCGTCGGCGGGCATGCACTGCCCTCCTCGTCGGGCTCCGCGGGTCAGATGCTCTACCGCAACGAAGACGATCAAATGGTCGCCATCTACTTCCAGGCCCGAGGCGAGGACTCCATCGTCTCGCGGGCGTTCGATCGGAACGGCGGCGCCTCCTTCCTGGAACAGGACGACCTGTCCATGTACCACTGGAACTCGGAGTCCGGATCAACCCGCTACGCGGTGCTCGGCTCGGTGGATCAGGACATGCTGAGCTCCCTGGCGGAGCGGGCGTTCGACCACTTCCGCTAA
- a CDS encoding exonuclease: MSRFRKPPNDVFVSTDIEADGPVPGLYSMLSLGSAAYSLEGELLDTFSVNLETLPEAGTHPDTMAWWEQWPEAWAACRENQQPPEQGLQAYRHWLESMGGRPVFVAWPVAFDFTFVNYYLHRFTGGTPFGYTALDIKSYAMAVMQTSSFHRATKKRLPARLFEPGLRHNHIALDDALEQGALFMAILQENLSRGMPDVNPADYTEYPDWNAD, from the coding sequence ATGTCGCGATTCCGTAAACCGCCGAACGACGTCTTCGTCTCCACGGACATCGAGGCGGACGGCCCGGTACCGGGGCTCTACTCCATGCTCTCCCTGGGGTCCGCCGCCTACTCGCTGGAGGGTGAACTGCTGGACACGTTTTCCGTGAACCTGGAGACGCTACCGGAGGCGGGAACCCACCCTGACACCATGGCGTGGTGGGAACAGTGGCCGGAGGCGTGGGCTGCATGCAGGGAGAACCAGCAGCCCCCGGAGCAGGGACTGCAGGCGTACCGGCACTGGCTGGAGAGCATGGGCGGGCGTCCGGTGTTCGTCGCCTGGCCGGTGGCGTTCGATTTCACCTTCGTGAACTACTACCTGCACCGCTTCACCGGCGGGACGCCATTCGGCTATACGGCGCTGGACATCAAGAGTTACGCCATGGCGGTCATGCAGACCAGCTCCTTCCACCGGGCGACGAAGAAGCGCCTGCCGGCGCGCCTGTTCGAGCCGGGCCTGCGGCACAACCACATTGCGCTGGACGACGCCCTGGAGCAGGGGGCGCTGTTCATGGCGATTCTGCAGGAGAACCTCTCCCGCGGCATGCCCGACGTGAATCCGGCGGACTACACGGAGTACCCGGACTGGAACGCGGACTAG
- the msrB gene encoding peptide-methionine (R)-S-oxide reductase MsrB has translation MKRRRFIGGMSALGVLSMLPSGWLAARADGAHHDVAVNAGELERLSRSADAWRAVLSDDAWQVLFRERTEPSFSSPLDSEYGDGTYVCAACHLPLFSSGTKFDSRTGWPSFYEPLQGHVDTKLDFRLIWPRTEYHCIRCGGHQGHVFNDGPEPTGERWCNNGLALRFVRADEPLPDLRGRET, from the coding sequence ATGAAAAGGCGTCGTTTTATCGGCGGCATGTCGGCACTGGGTGTGCTGTCGATGCTGCCGTCGGGGTGGCTTGCGGCGCGTGCGGACGGCGCGCACCATGACGTGGCGGTGAACGCCGGGGAGCTGGAGCGGCTCAGCCGCTCCGCGGACGCGTGGCGGGCCGTCCTCAGTGACGATGCCTGGCAGGTGCTGTTCCGCGAGCGGACCGAGCCGTCCTTCTCCAGTCCGCTGGACTCGGAGTACGGCGATGGCACCTACGTCTGTGCCGCCTGCCACCTGCCACTGTTCAGCTCCGGGACCAAGTTCGACAGCCGTACCGGCTGGCCGAGCTTCTACGAACCACTGCAGGGGCATGTGGACACCAAGCTTGATTTCAGGCTGATCTGGCCACGAACGGAGTATCACTGCATCCGCTGTGGCGGGCATCAGGGGCATGTCTTCAATGATGGCCCCGAGCCCACGGGTGAGCGGTGGTGCAACAACGGTCTGGCACTCCGGTTCGTGCGTGCCGACGAGCCGTTGCCCGACCTGCGGGGGCGCGAGACATGA
- a CDS encoding class I adenylate-forming enzyme family protein, with protein MDAGFIPRRAGWPGSRVDPAQPAVSIGAGERWSYGELDERVCRYANSLQARGVRSGDRVGILLLNCLEYWALYLAVMRLGAVAVRLNFRLAPEELAYALNDSGSRTVCFHASLAERIEPIRDAVAADDWVALVDGDAGVPPWAHPWSVLEEGVDEEPDVPVPAADAPAMLMYTSGTTGRPKGALWNHANTLWFAAMQALQWGLDEQTVAMTTGPMYHVGAVEDLTSAALAVGGHAVVLESGGFSIRRVLDIIAARGVTDVFLFPFMIYDLVQLDDGQPVELGTVRRVFCGGDPLLPWAIQAINDRYPWIELVQVYGLTEGTPIAAATTGEETRHAPESVGRPMPFTEISIRGESGDPLPAGEEGEIWIRSPVVCTAYWQRPDATAETFVDGWCRTGDLGRLNTDGLLCIAGRQKDMIRSGGENIYPAELEDVLMRHEDVREVAIIGVPDPQFVETVCAVVVPRSGAALEADDLVAFCRERLAGYKRPRHVVFVDALPRTPSGKLMKYVLRDTYRPLGDEPGSGGVGPA; from the coding sequence ATGGATGCAGGCTTCATCCCGCGGCGAGCCGGTTGGCCCGGCAGCCGTGTTGACCCCGCGCAGCCGGCGGTGTCCATCGGCGCCGGCGAGCGTTGGTCCTATGGCGAGCTGGACGAGCGGGTCTGTCGCTACGCCAACAGCCTCCAGGCCCGCGGCGTGCGGTCAGGCGACCGGGTCGGGATACTGCTGTTAAACTGCCTCGAGTACTGGGCGCTGTATCTGGCTGTCATGCGGCTGGGCGCCGTCGCGGTCCGGCTGAACTTCCGCCTCGCACCGGAAGAGCTGGCCTATGCGCTGAACGACTCCGGCAGCCGGACAGTCTGCTTTCACGCCTCCCTGGCCGAGCGTATCGAACCCATCCGTGATGCGGTGGCGGCGGACGACTGGGTTGCCCTCGTGGACGGGGATGCCGGGGTGCCGCCCTGGGCGCACCCCTGGTCGGTGCTGGAGGAGGGTGTTGACGAGGAGCCGGATGTACCGGTGCCCGCCGCGGATGCACCGGCCATGCTCATGTACACCTCGGGCACCACCGGCCGGCCCAAGGGGGCGCTCTGGAACCATGCCAATACGCTCTGGTTCGCCGCCATGCAGGCGCTGCAGTGGGGGCTGGACGAGCAGACCGTGGCCATGACCACCGGGCCCATGTACCACGTGGGTGCGGTGGAAGACCTGACCAGCGCCGCCCTGGCCGTGGGCGGTCACGCGGTGGTGCTGGAGAGTGGCGGATTCAGCATTCGCAGGGTGCTGGACATCATCGCCGCGCGCGGCGTGACGGATGTGTTCCTGTTTCCGTTCATGATCTACGACCTGGTTCAGCTCGACGACGGCCAACCCGTGGAGCTGGGCACCGTGCGCCGCGTTTTCTGCGGTGGAGATCCGCTGCTGCCCTGGGCCATCCAGGCCATCAACGACCGCTACCCCTGGATCGAGCTGGTGCAGGTGTACGGGCTCACCGAGGGGACGCCCATTGCGGCCGCCACCACGGGGGAGGAAACCCGCCACGCGCCCGAAAGCGTGGGCCGCCCCATGCCCTTCACCGAGATCAGCATCCGCGGTGAATCGGGCGACCCGCTGCCGGCGGGCGAGGAGGGCGAGATCTGGATCCGTAGCCCGGTGGTCTGCACGGCGTACTGGCAGCGCCCGGACGCGACGGCCGAGACGTTCGTGGATGGCTGGTGCCGTACCGGCGATCTTGGCCGACTGAACACGGACGGGTTGCTGTGCATCGCCGGCCGGCAGAAGGACATGATTCGCAGTGGTGGCGAGAACATCTACCCCGCCGAGCTGGAAGACGTGCTCATGCGGCACGAGGACGTTCGTGAAGTGGCCATCATCGGCGTGCCCGATCCGCAATTCGTGGAGACGGTCTGTGCCGTGGTGGTCCCGCGCTCAGGTGCCGCCCTTGAGGCGGATGACCTGGTCGCGTTCTGCCGCGAGCGGCTGGCGGGCTACAAGCGGCCACGGCACGTGGTATTCGTGGACGCGCTCCCCCGGACCCCCTCAGGCAAGCTGATGAAATACGTGCTGCGTGACACCTACCGCCCCCTTGGTGATGAGCCGGGTAGTGGCGGGGTGGGGCCGGCTTGA
- a CDS encoding rhomboid family intramembrane serine protease yields MIPVADDNPTRIAPVVTWALLAACIGVFFWQIGLDQRDHVSVLHGYGFIPAVFFDHAQLPPSLEAVPVWVTPLSSMFLHGGWMHLISNMLYLWVFANNVEDAMGHGRFIIFYALCGILAALAQGLAAPESQIPMIGASGAISGVLGAYLMLHPFSRITVIIPLGIIFYPVRLPAGIVLVAWFGLQLLSSATADPNEPGVAFLAHIGGFVAGMLLIPLFKFRRVRLFRGRTT; encoded by the coding sequence ATGATCCCGGTCGCCGACGACAATCCCACCCGTATCGCACCCGTGGTGACCTGGGCGCTGCTGGCGGCCTGCATCGGCGTGTTCTTCTGGCAGATCGGTCTGGATCAGCGTGATCACGTCAGCGTTCTGCATGGATACGGCTTCATCCCCGCGGTGTTTTTTGATCACGCGCAGTTGCCGCCGTCCCTGGAGGCCGTGCCGGTCTGGGTAACGCCGCTCTCCTCCATGTTTCTCCACGGCGGCTGGATGCACCTGATCAGCAACATGCTGTATCTGTGGGTGTTTGCCAACAACGTCGAAGACGCCATGGGGCACGGGCGTTTCATCATCTTCTACGCTCTGTGCGGCATACTCGCGGCGCTTGCCCAGGGGCTGGCGGCGCCGGAGTCCCAGATTCCCATGATCGGTGCGAGCGGTGCCATCTCGGGTGTGCTCGGTGCCTATCTGATGCTGCACCCGTTCTCCCGCATCACCGTGATTATCCCGCTCGGCATCATTTTCTACCCGGTCCGGCTTCCGGCGGGCATCGTACTGGTGGCATGGTTCGGATTGCAGCTGCTGAGCAGTGCCACGGCAGACCCCAATGAGCCGGGGGTGGCCTTCCTGGCGCACATCGGCGGTTTCGTGGCCGGCATGCTGCTGATTCCGTTGTTCAAGTTCCGGCGGGTGCGGTTGTTCCGGGGGCGAACTACCTGA
- a CDS encoding cryptochrome/photolyase family protein — protein sequence MALRQLILCLGDQLNRDAAVFDDFDKSTDAIWMAEVPEEATHVWSHKARITLFLSAMRHFADGQRGSGVTVHYRRLGEHEHTSLASALAADLKRLRPERVLVTHPGDYRVYRRLKATVRAAGLRLTVVRDRHFFDSPERFRVWARSRKQLRLENYYRAMRRHHGILMTGDEPVGGSWNFDADNRKSFGADGPGLLPQPLRFPPDTLTREVIADVERYFPQHPGRLDAFDWPVTPEQARDALEDFVSHRLPAFGPYQDALWRDEPWLYHSRLSAAMNLKLLAPRVVVDAAEWAWREGRAPLASVEGFIRQILGWREFVRGIYWLRMPEYLDGNALDAHADLPAFYWTGDTDMACLRQTLRQTLDYGYAHHIQRLMITGLYALLLGVEPRQVHQWYLAVYVDAVEWVEAPNTLGMSQFADGGVFASKPYCASGRYVQRMSNYCSDCRYDPGKRSGDDACPFTTLYWDFLQRHEGWLRDNPRTRMQVRNLERLDAGTREAVRVSATRHRRMVS from the coding sequence GTGGCCCTTCGACAGCTTATCCTCTGCCTGGGTGATCAACTCAACCGCGATGCGGCCGTGTTCGATGACTTCGACAAGTCCACCGATGCGATCTGGATGGCGGAGGTGCCGGAGGAGGCGACACACGTCTGGTCGCACAAGGCCCGCATTACGCTGTTTCTCAGCGCCATGCGCCATTTCGCCGACGGGCAGCGCGGCAGCGGGGTAACCGTCCACTACCGCCGGCTGGGCGAGCACGAGCATACCAGCCTGGCGTCGGCGCTGGCGGCAGACCTCAAGCGCCTCAGGCCCGAGCGTGTACTGGTGACACACCCCGGGGATTATCGCGTATACCGGCGCCTCAAGGCGACCGTGCGCGCCGCCGGACTTCGCCTGACCGTGGTCCGCGATCGCCACTTCTTCGATTCGCCGGAGCGGTTCCGCGTCTGGGCGCGGAGCCGCAAGCAGCTGCGCCTGGAGAACTACTACCGGGCCATGCGGCGCCATCACGGCATTCTGATGACCGGGGACGAGCCCGTGGGCGGATCCTGGAACTTCGACGCCGACAACCGCAAATCCTTTGGCGCCGACGGCCCCGGTTTACTGCCGCAGCCGTTGCGTTTCCCGCCGGATACGCTGACCCGCGAGGTGATTGCCGACGTGGAGCGGTACTTCCCGCAGCATCCCGGGCGGCTGGACGCCTTCGACTGGCCGGTGACGCCCGAGCAGGCCCGGGACGCACTGGAGGATTTCGTCAGCCATCGCCTCCCGGCGTTTGGCCCTTACCAGGATGCATTATGGCGGGACGAACCCTGGCTGTATCACTCCCGTCTGTCCGCCGCCATGAATCTCAAGTTGCTGGCACCCCGCGTGGTTGTGGACGCGGCTGAATGGGCGTGGCGCGAGGGGCGGGCGCCGCTTGCCTCGGTGGAGGGGTTCATCCGGCAGATTCTCGGCTGGCGGGAGTTCGTGCGCGGCATCTACTGGCTGCGCATGCCGGAGTACCTGGATGGCAACGCACTGGATGCCCACGCGGATCTCCCCGCTTTCTACTGGACCGGTGACACGGACATGGCCTGCCTGCGGCAGACGCTGCGCCAGACCCTGGACTACGGTTACGCCCATCACATCCAGCGACTGATGATCACCGGGTTGTATGCGTTGCTCCTCGGTGTTGAACCGCGCCAGGTTCACCAGTGGTATCTGGCCGTCTACGTCGACGCGGTGGAGTGGGTGGAAGCGCCGAACACCCTGGGCATGTCGCAGTTTGCCGATGGTGGCGTGTTTGCGTCCAAGCCGTACTGCGCCTCCGGCCGCTACGTCCAGCGCATGAGCAACTACTGCTCGGACTGCCGTTACGATCCCGGCAAGCGCAGCGGCGACGACGCCTGCCCGTTCACCACCCTCTACTGGGATTTCCTCCAGCGCCACGAGGGGTGGCTGCGGGACAATCCCCGCACCCGCATGCAGGTCCGCAATCTGGAGCGGCTTGATGCCGGCACCCGGGAGGCGGTGCGGGTGTCCGCCACGCGTCATCGCCGGATGGTGTCGTAG
- the msrA gene encoding peptide-methionine (S)-S-oxide reductase MsrA, with the protein MSRTLLTGATGLLLALAIAGVAMAEERQAVFAGGCFWCMQPPYDELDGVLDTEVGYTGGHVEDPTYEQVTAGDTGHLEAVRVTYDPERIDYATLLKVFWRNIDPLDDGGQFCDRGEHYRAAIFVGNEAEREQAESSLQALEASGRFEDPVVTRIRDADTFYLAEDYHQDYYQKRPLRYRFYRTSCGRDARLDALWGD; encoded by the coding sequence ATGAGCCGCACCTTGCTGACCGGCGCCACCGGGCTGCTGCTGGCGCTGGCGATCGCCGGCGTCGCCATGGCGGAGGAGCGCCAGGCTGTCTTTGCCGGCGGCTGTTTCTGGTGCATGCAGCCGCCCTATGACGAGCTGGACGGCGTGCTGGACACCGAGGTGGGCTACACCGGCGGGCATGTAGAAGACCCGACCTACGAGCAGGTGACTGCCGGCGATACCGGCCACCTGGAAGCGGTTCGCGTCACCTATGACCCGGAGCGGATCGACTACGCCACGTTGCTGAAGGTCTTCTGGCGCAACATCGACCCCCTGGATGATGGTGGACAGTTCTGCGATCGCGGCGAGCATTACCGTGCGGCCATCTTCGTGGGGAATGAGGCGGAGCGGGAGCAGGCCGAATCCTCGCTGCAGGCGCTGGAGGCGTCCGGGCGGTTCGAGGATCCCGTCGTCACCCGAATTCGCGATGCCGACACGTTCTATCTTGCCGAGGACTACCATCAGGACTACTACCAGAAACGCCCGCTGCGGTACCGCTTCTACCGCACCAGTTGCGGCCGGGATGCGCGACTGGACGCGCTCTGGGGGGATTGA
- a CDS encoding porin family protein produces the protein MTHTRIWIPLVITGLMAAPATVIAQSATQPEVRGYLGGGLGYYRLNDEDFPDEEDDIKDNRWSWRVFAGMEANRIFSLEAGYVDLGTAEDGNLDTDINGWTIAGMAALPVTEFFAPYARVGQFFWDRERSTSGPVDASYSDDGNDMFYGVGARFTLTERTDLRLEYDRMSVDDTDVDLASINMQFRF, from the coding sequence ATGACGCACACAAGGATCTGGATTCCCCTCGTGATCACCGGTCTGATGGCCGCGCCGGCCACCGTGATCGCACAGTCAGCGACGCAGCCGGAAGTCCGGGGTTACCTGGGCGGCGGCCTTGGCTATTACCGCCTCAACGACGAGGACTTCCCCGACGAAGAGGACGACATCAAGGACAACCGCTGGTCCTGGCGCGTGTTCGCCGGCATGGAGGCCAACCGCATCTTCTCCCTGGAGGCGGGCTACGTCGACCTCGGCACCGCCGAGGACGGCAACCTGGATACGGATATCAACGGCTGGACCATTGCCGGCATGGCCGCCCTGCCGGTCACGGAGTTCTTCGCCCCGTACGCCCGGGTCGGTCAGTTCTTCTGGGATCGGGAGCGCAGCACGTCCGGTCCCGTGGACGCCAGCTACAGTGACGACGGCAACGACATGTTCTACGGCGTTGGCGCCCGGTTCACGCTGACCGAGCGCACCGACCTGCGCCTGGAATACGATCGGATGTCAGTTGACGACACGGATGTCGATCTGGCCTCGATCAACATGCAGTTCCGCTTCTAA
- the der gene encoding ribosome biogenesis GTPase Der — MDPVIALVGRPNVGKSTLFNHLTRSRDALVADFPGLTRDRQYGRARVGRQPFVVIDTGGLGDDPEGVEAGMHKQAMQAVEEADGVVFLVDGRAGITPGDQDVAARLRRAGKPVVLAVNKTEGLDPGVAGAEFHALGLGAPAPIAAAHGHGIKALLEAVLGGLPRERLEGDSAAVVPEADSATRVAVLGRPNVGKSTLINRLLGEERVLVYDAPGTTRDSIEVPFEKDGRHYTLIDTAGVRRRSRVQESVEKFSVVKTLAAIDAAHVVIIVLDARGRVTEQDAHLVGHAIEAGRGLVIAVNKWDGLSDHDKDDVRRLLRVKLGFLEFAEIHFISALHGTGVGLLLEAVDQAHEAGNRDLSTGRLTQVLEDAVDRHPPPLVRGRRIKLRYAHQGGRNPPVIVVHGNQAERTPRDYRRYLANTFRDVLKLQGTPVRLEFKTTGNPFEGRRNTLSERQQQRRDRMIRHIKKSEKKKKRR; from the coding sequence ATGGACCCCGTAATCGCCCTGGTCGGACGCCCGAACGTCGGCAAGTCCACCCTATTCAATCACCTTACCCGCAGCCGGGACGCCCTGGTGGCCGACTTCCCGGGGCTGACCCGTGACCGGCAGTACGGGCGCGCACGGGTCGGGCGGCAGCCGTTCGTGGTCATCGACACCGGGGGGCTGGGTGACGACCCCGAAGGGGTCGAGGCCGGCATGCACAAACAGGCAATGCAGGCCGTCGAGGAAGCCGATGGCGTCGTCTTCCTGGTGGACGGGCGTGCCGGCATCACGCCCGGCGATCAGGATGTGGCCGCGCGGCTGCGGCGCGCGGGGAAACCCGTGGTGCTGGCGGTGAACAAGACGGAAGGCCTGGATCCGGGCGTGGCAGGGGCGGAATTTCATGCGCTTGGTCTGGGGGCGCCGGCGCCCATCGCCGCCGCTCACGGGCACGGGATCAAGGCGCTGCTGGAAGCGGTGCTCGGAGGCCTTCCCCGCGAGCGGCTGGAAGGTGACAGCGCGGCGGTCGTGCCGGAGGCGGATTCGGCCACGCGGGTGGCAGTGCTGGGGCGCCCCAACGTGGGTAAATCGACACTGATCAACCGCCTTCTGGGTGAGGAACGGGTGCTGGTGTACGACGCGCCCGGGACGACCCGCGACAGCATCGAGGTGCCGTTCGAGAAGGATGGTCGTCACTACACGCTGATTGACACCGCGGGCGTGCGTCGCCGCAGCCGGGTTCAGGAATCGGTGGAGAAGTTCAGCGTCGTGAAGACGCTTGCGGCGATCGATGCCGCGCACGTGGTCATCATCGTGCTGGACGCCCGGGGGCGGGTCACGGAGCAGGACGCCCACCTGGTGGGCCACGCCATTGAAGCCGGGCGCGGTCTGGTCATCGCCGTGAACAAGTGGGACGGCTTGAGCGACCACGACAAGGACGACGTGCGCCGGCTGCTGCGCGTCAAGCTGGGGTTCCTGGAGTTCGCCGAGATCCACTTCATCTCCGCGCTGCACGGGACCGGCGTCGGGCTGCTTCTGGAGGCCGTGGATCAGGCCCATGAGGCCGGCAACCGGGATCTCTCCACCGGCCGCCTGACCCAGGTTCTGGAGGACGCCGTGGACCGGCATCCGCCGCCGCTGGTCCGGGGGCGGCGGATCAAACTCCGTTATGCCCACCAGGGTGGCCGCAATCCGCCGGTGATCGTGGTCCACGGCAACCAGGCCGAGCGCACGCCGCGGGACTACCGTCGCTATCTGGCCAACACCTTCAGGGATGTGCTGAAGCTCCAGGGCACACCGGTGCGCCTGGAGTTCAAGACCACCGGCAACCCGTTCGAAGGGCGTCGCAATACACTGAGTGAGCGGCAGCAACAGCGCCGGGATCGCATGATCCGGCACATCAAGAAGAGCGAGAAGAAGAAAAAGCGGCGGTAA
- a CDS encoding sigma-70 family RNA polymerase sigma factor, with protein sequence MQSLRTRITAEIPHLRRYARALAGCPEEADDLVQGCLERALKNAQKWDPEKGLRSWLFRILHNNHVSRRRSVDRELSFRRHFREPDSVAAGQEVSTELDGVRAAMAELPEEHRNALLLVAVEGFTYEEASEVLSVPVGTLRSRLSRAREALRAKTNGATAETVERGAE encoded by the coding sequence ATGCAGAGTCTTCGCACACGGATTACCGCGGAGATCCCCCACCTGCGGCGTTACGCGAGAGCGCTTGCCGGCTGCCCCGAAGAGGCGGATGATCTCGTCCAGGGGTGTCTTGAACGCGCTCTGAAGAATGCGCAGAAGTGGGATCCCGAGAAGGGCCTGCGCTCGTGGTTGTTCCGCATCCTGCACAACAACCACGTGTCGCGCCGACGGTCGGTGGACCGCGAACTCTCCTTCCGGCGGCATTTCCGTGAACCGGACTCCGTGGCTGCCGGACAGGAAGTATCCACGGAGCTTGATGGCGTCCGGGCTGCCATGGCAGAACTACCGGAAGAGCATCGCAACGCACTGCTGCTGGTGGCCGTGGAAGGGTTCACTTACGAAGAAGCCTCGGAAGTACTCTCTGTGCCAGTGGGCACCCTGCGCTCCCGGCTTTCCCGCGCAAGGGAAGCACTGAGGGCGAAAACCAACGGAGCAACAGCCGAGACTGTGGAACGGGGTGCCGAATGA
- a CDS encoding acyl-CoA thioesterase, which yields MTPLLEVYRNSVQSWEIDMMGHMNVKFYVEKSAAALAMLGQHLGLGPGFVRESGVRLTPSDHHIRFLREQRPGAPLVINAGIVEATRERLVVYQEMVNVASGDVAASFIVTAVLQDHATGELRPIPRHVLEQAEALRTEIPAHGAPRGLEMAPPRPGPTLDEAVASGMLSTWKGPVLPRMCDGHGRLATEAHMGIVSDAIPNLLVHLTAEDRSESPLGGAALEYRFVYRRAVRESDLLELRSGIKAVSTKTYQFGHWLFDVATGDCVATAEAVAVLLDLKARKAVVIPEASRAVLERHVIQGLSA from the coding sequence ATGACACCTCTGCTGGAAGTCTACCGCAATAGCGTTCAGTCGTGGGAAATCGACATGATGGGCCACATGAACGTCAAGTTTTACGTGGAGAAGTCGGCTGCCGCCCTGGCCATGCTGGGGCAGCACCTCGGGCTGGGGCCGGGATTTGTCCGGGAAAGCGGCGTTCGCCTGACGCCATCGGACCACCATATCCGGTTTCTCCGGGAGCAGCGTCCGGGTGCACCGTTGGTGATCAACGCCGGCATCGTCGAAGCGACCCGCGAGCGGCTGGTGGTGTACCAGGAGATGGTCAATGTGGCGAGCGGCGACGTGGCAGCGTCCTTCATCGTCACGGCGGTGCTGCAGGATCACGCCACCGGCGAGCTGCGGCCGATACCGCGACACGTGCTCGAGCAGGCCGAGGCCTTGCGCACGGAGATTCCCGCGCACGGCGCGCCACGGGGGCTTGAAATGGCGCCGCCACGGCCCGGGCCGACGCTGGATGAAGCGGTGGCAAGTGGCATGTTGAGCACCTGGAAAGGGCCGGTGCTGCCGCGCATGTGTGACGGCCATGGCCGGCTCGCAACCGAGGCCCACATGGGTATCGTCTCCGACGCCATCCCCAATCTGCTGGTCCACCTCACCGCGGAGGACCGCTCCGAGAGTCCGCTCGGGGGCGCGGCACTGGAGTACCGCTTCGTGTACCGGCGCGCCGTGCGGGAGAGTGACCTGCTGGAGTTGCGCAGCGGTATCAAGGCGGTTTCGACCAAGACCTATCAGTTCGGGCACTGGCTGTTCGACGTGGCCACGGGCGACTGTGTGGCCACGGCGGAAGCGGTTGCGGTATTGCTGGACCTCAAGGCGCGCAAGGCGGTGGTCATCCCGGAGGCGAGTCGCGCCGTGCTTGAGCGCCACGTCATTCAAGGTCTCTCTGCCTGA
- a CDS encoding META domain-containing protein, whose amino-acid sequence MRVRSTLVLAGVVLAGCATDPQPETVRPVSMDEPPEALVGDWRVVGAVDPQGQYLEPEAVPFSIEIASDGQVAGSAACNSWNAQVEHVDDDHLRFGAIGLTRAACQIQNADARAFEALFVTNLTRTMEWSRSSDTLVLHFQDGQEWELTAPD is encoded by the coding sequence ATGCGAGTGCGTTCAACCCTGGTGCTGGCCGGTGTCGTCCTGGCGGGCTGCGCCACGGATCCCCAGCCCGAGACGGTGCGGCCCGTGTCCATGGACGAGCCGCCGGAAGCCCTGGTCGGAGACTGGCGTGTCGTCGGGGCCGTCGACCCCCAGGGGCAGTACCTGGAGCCGGAGGCGGTGCCGTTCTCCATCGAGATTGCCAGTGACGGGCAGGTGGCCGGCTCCGCTGCGTGCAACAGCTGGAACGCGCAGGTGGAGCATGTCGACGACGACCACCTGCGCTTCGGTGCCATCGGCCTTACCCGTGCCGCCTGCCAGATCCAGAACGCGGATGCCCGTGCGTTCGAAGCGCTGTTCGTGACCAATCTGACCCGGACCATGGAGTGGTCCCGCAGCAGCGATACGCTGGTGCTTCATTTCCAGGACGGCCAGGAATGGGAACTCACGGCCCCGGACTGA